One Phycisphaera mikurensis NBRC 102666 DNA window includes the following coding sequences:
- the gyrA gene encoding DNA gyrase subunit A: MADDFNPEDLAPSQPPETPETPGAPGVAAVSGGGVTDLSIERELADSYLTYAMSTIVDRALPDVRDGLKPSQRRLLVSLNDLNLRPSSKHRKCAKIVGDTTGNYHPHGELSLYGALVNMGQDWKYRHTLVDPQGNFGSVDPDPPAAMRYTEARMAGPAAELLEDLKLDTVDWQPTYDDVTTEPQYLPGKFPNLLVNGGTGIAVGMATSLAPHNLGEVCDAIEAIVANPDLDTAELFQLIPGPDFPTGGILMGRGGVAQAYRTGRGRAYLRAKVHHETRGKRNLLVVTELPYQVQKNDGVVAKVKLARASGKLTEISAITDESSNRVGMRLVIELKMGADPHTVENQLYALTPLQSTFPIHSLALVRGQPRTLTLREMLDEYVGHRRDVIRRKTAYRLKQAQIEAHRIEGLIYAVLDIDEVIRLIRSSTTRDEAIEKLMARGFRIDPDHPAAPSIPDRLRAASAENEVALSRVQAEAIGRLQLIQLVGLEIEKLVADYAKLVEAIEDYEDILARPERIDGILLEDVSTMRDKYANPRRTQITDQEISGFDMGDMIAEHQAVVTITHRGYVKRIAAEEFRQQARGGRGVRGSVANAVGGAADEEQDFTTEVLVASSHDDLLCFTDTGRVFKKKVYEIPEGTRTSKGRAIVNVMNLGAEERVVEFMPIADFEKGEDFLLFSTANGLVKRTALADYRNVHSGGLIAVGLRDGDKLIGVKHVGDDDHVILGTASGMAIRFRADDARAMGRNAAGVKGIALGSGDSVVGVVRCDQDDASDLLSVTENGYGKRTPTAEYLRQSEDGETSVQGRGGKGRRDIKTTSRNGRVVTIKRVEPGDGLVCITSGGMIVRIASDDVRQTHRDSAGVRVINVKDGDKLAAVSPIKDEGEAEEAVAEEAPQA; this comes from the coding sequence ATGGCCGACGATTTCAACCCCGAAGATCTCGCCCCCTCCCAGCCCCCGGAGACGCCTGAAACGCCCGGCGCCCCCGGCGTCGCGGCGGTGTCCGGCGGCGGGGTCACCGACCTGTCCATCGAGCGCGAACTGGCGGACAGCTACCTCACCTACGCGATGTCGACCATCGTCGACCGGGCCCTGCCCGACGTCCGCGACGGCCTGAAGCCCTCGCAGCGGCGGCTGCTGGTCTCGCTCAACGACCTGAACCTGCGGCCCAGCAGCAAGCACCGCAAGTGCGCCAAGATCGTCGGCGACACCACCGGCAACTACCACCCCCACGGCGAGCTGTCGCTCTACGGCGCCCTCGTGAACATGGGCCAGGACTGGAAGTACCGCCACACCCTCGTCGACCCGCAGGGCAACTTCGGCAGCGTCGACCCCGACCCCCCCGCCGCCATGCGGTACACCGAGGCCCGCATGGCCGGTCCGGCCGCCGAGCTGCTCGAGGACCTCAAGCTCGACACGGTCGACTGGCAGCCGACCTACGACGACGTCACCACCGAGCCGCAGTACCTCCCCGGCAAGTTCCCCAACCTGCTGGTCAACGGCGGCACCGGCATCGCCGTGGGCATGGCCACCTCGCTGGCCCCCCACAACCTCGGCGAGGTGTGCGACGCCATCGAGGCGATCGTGGCGAACCCCGACCTCGACACCGCCGAGCTCTTCCAGCTCATCCCCGGGCCCGACTTCCCCACCGGCGGCATCCTCATGGGCCGCGGCGGCGTTGCCCAGGCCTACCGCACCGGCCGCGGCCGGGCCTACCTGCGCGCGAAGGTCCACCACGAGACCCGCGGCAAGCGGAACCTGCTGGTCGTCACCGAGCTGCCCTACCAGGTGCAGAAGAACGACGGCGTGGTCGCCAAGGTGAAGCTGGCCCGAGCCAGCGGCAAGCTCACCGAGATCTCCGCCATCACCGACGAGAGCAGCAACCGCGTGGGCATGCGGCTGGTGATCGAGCTGAAGATGGGCGCCGACCCCCACACGGTCGAGAACCAGCTCTACGCGCTCACCCCGCTGCAGTCGACCTTCCCGATCCACTCGCTGGCCCTGGTCCGCGGCCAGCCGCGGACGCTCACGCTCCGCGAGATGCTCGACGAGTACGTCGGCCACCGCCGCGACGTCATCCGCCGCAAGACGGCGTACCGGCTCAAGCAGGCGCAGATCGAGGCCCACCGCATCGAGGGCCTGATCTACGCGGTGCTGGACATCGACGAGGTGATCCGGCTGATCCGCTCGTCCACCACGCGGGACGAGGCGATCGAGAAGCTCATGGCCCGCGGCTTCCGCATCGACCCGGACCACCCCGCGGCGCCGTCGATCCCCGATCGCCTGAGAGCGGCTTCCGCCGAGAACGAGGTCGCGCTCTCCCGCGTGCAGGCCGAGGCGATCGGCCGCCTGCAGCTCATCCAGCTCGTGGGCCTGGAGATCGAGAAGCTGGTCGCCGACTACGCCAAGCTCGTCGAGGCCATCGAGGACTACGAGGACATCCTCGCGCGGCCCGAGCGGATCGACGGGATCCTGCTCGAGGACGTCTCGACGATGCGGGACAAGTACGCCAACCCGCGGCGGACGCAAATCACCGACCAGGAGATCTCCGGCTTCGACATGGGCGACATGATCGCCGAGCACCAGGCGGTGGTGACCATCACCCACCGCGGCTACGTGAAGCGGATCGCCGCCGAAGAGTTCCGGCAGCAAGCGCGCGGCGGCCGCGGCGTCCGCGGGAGCGTGGCCAACGCCGTCGGCGGCGCCGCCGACGAGGAGCAGGACTTCACCACCGAGGTGCTCGTGGCCAGCAGCCACGACGACCTGCTGTGCTTCACCGACACCGGCCGGGTCTTCAAGAAGAAGGTGTACGAGATCCCCGAGGGCACGCGGACGAGCAAGGGCCGGGCGATCGTGAACGTGATGAACCTGGGGGCGGAGGAGCGGGTCGTCGAGTTCATGCCCATCGCCGACTTCGAGAAAGGCGAGGACTTCCTGCTGTTCTCGACGGCCAACGGCCTGGTCAAGCGGACCGCGCTCGCCGACTACCGCAACGTGCATTCCGGCGGCCTGATCGCCGTGGGCCTCCGCGACGGCGACAAGCTCATCGGCGTCAAGCACGTCGGCGACGACGACCACGTCATCCTGGGCACCGCCAGCGGCATGGCGATCCGCTTCCGCGCCGACGACGCCCGGGCCATGGGCCGCAACGCCGCGGGCGTGAAGGGGATCGCGCTGGGCTCCGGCGACTCCGTCGTCGGCGTCGTCCGCTGCGACCAGGACGACGCCAGCGACCTGCTCTCGGTCACCGAGAACGGTTACGGCAAGCGCACGCCCACCGCCGAGTACCTGCGGCAGAGCGAAGACGGCGAGACCAGCGTGCAGGGCCGCGGCGGCAAGGGCCGCCGCGACATCAAGACCACCTCCCGCAACGGGCGGGTCGTCACGATCAAGCGCGTCGAGCCCGGCGACGGCCTCGTCTGCATCACCAGCGGCGGCATGATCGTCCGCATCGCCAGCGACGACGTCCGCCAGACCCACCGCGACTCCGCCGGCGTCCGCGTGATCAACGTGAAGGACGGCGACAAGCTCGCCGCCGTGAGCCCGATCAAGGACGAGGGCGAGGCCGAGGAAGCCGTGGCCGAAGAGGCGCCCCAAGCCTGA
- the ychF gene encoding redox-regulated ATPase YchF: MEAGIVGLPNVGKSTLFNALTAAGALAANYPFATIEPNVGVVPVPDGRLERIHAHIATEKVIPAALRLVDIAGIVKGASTGEGMGNKFLSHIRNVDAVLHVVRCFEDPDITHVDGAVDPIRDIETIELELLLADIEAVDNALPKAQRAAKSGDKETKARVSMLEKAKQLLDAEKPLRLLEPTPDEAKEAKAFGFLTAKPVLYVCNVDEEALPEGVNEHVRKVQARAEERGGETVSVCAKLEAELAELDEGDRAEMLEAVGLGEPALAPLARAAYRLLGLSSYFTAGPMEIRAWTIPAGATGPQAAGVIHTDFEKAFIRAEVYGVDDLEAHGNEKAIREKGKLRIEGKDYVVQDGDVCHFLTSA, encoded by the coding sequence ATCGAAGCTGGCATCGTCGGTCTCCCCAACGTCGGCAAGTCGACGCTGTTCAACGCGCTCACGGCGGCGGGGGCGCTGGCCGCGAACTACCCCTTCGCCACGATCGAGCCCAACGTGGGCGTGGTGCCCGTGCCCGACGGCCGGCTGGAGCGGATCCACGCCCACATTGCCACCGAGAAGGTGATCCCCGCCGCGCTGCGGCTGGTGGACATCGCCGGCATCGTGAAGGGAGCCTCCACGGGCGAGGGCATGGGCAACAAGTTCCTGTCGCACATCCGCAACGTCGACGCGGTGCTGCACGTGGTGCGGTGCTTCGAGGATCCCGACATCACCCACGTCGACGGCGCGGTCGACCCGATCCGCGACATCGAGACGATCGAGCTGGAGCTGCTGCTGGCCGACATCGAAGCCGTCGACAACGCGCTGCCCAAGGCGCAGCGGGCGGCCAAGAGCGGCGACAAGGAAACCAAGGCGCGGGTGTCGATGTTGGAGAAGGCCAAGCAGCTGCTCGACGCCGAGAAGCCGCTGCGGCTGCTGGAGCCGACGCCCGACGAGGCGAAAGAGGCGAAGGCCTTCGGCTTCCTGACCGCCAAGCCGGTCCTCTACGTGTGCAACGTCGACGAGGAGGCGCTGCCGGAAGGGGTGAACGAGCACGTGCGAAAGGTGCAGGCCCGGGCCGAGGAACGCGGCGGCGAAACGGTCAGCGTGTGCGCGAAGCTGGAGGCGGAGCTGGCCGAGCTCGACGAGGGCGACCGGGCGGAGATGCTCGAAGCCGTGGGGCTCGGCGAGCCGGCGCTGGCCCCGCTGGCCCGCGCCGCCTACCGGCTGCTGGGGCTGTCGAGCTACTTCACGGCGGGGCCGATGGAGATCCGGGCGTGGACGATCCCCGCGGGCGCGACCGGGCCGCAGGCGGCCGGTGTGATCCACACCGACTTCGAGAAGGCCTTCATCCGGGCGGAGGTCTACGGCGTCGACGACCTCGAGGCGCACGGCAACGAGAAGGCGATCCGCGAGAAGGGCAAGCTGCGGATCGAGGGCAAGGACTACGTCGTGCAGGACGGCGACGTGTGCCACTTCCTCACCTCCGCCTGA
- a CDS encoding putative DNA modification/repair radical SAM protein: METIVKLKVLADAAKYDASCASSGSKRSNTRGGLGNSDGTGICHSYTPDGRCVSLLKILFTNHCVYDCRYCINRVSNDVKRARFSVDEVVDLTIGFYKRNYIEGLFLSSGVIRDPDYTMDQLTEVARKLREDHRFNGYIHLKAVVGASEEALMRAGKHADRLSANIELPSQEDLDKLAPEKTIDGAEGAMTSIKGGLDASAGRQTDAAKASSLTRGRAALGRRDRFAPAGQSTQMIVGATATPDADILATANRLYGRHGLKRVYYTAYSPIEKGHYDLPTKAPPLVREHRLYQSDWLLRFYGFGIDELRQGVVGADGNLDLEVDPKTAWALANRHFFPVDLNRAPRESMLRVPGLGVRTVNRLIGIRRHRSIRLEDLKKLRVAMKRCSPFVVAADGWGGTRGLDADGLRAQLVGTRKDVPQLSLFA; the protein is encoded by the coding sequence TTGGAGACGATCGTCAAGCTGAAGGTGCTCGCCGACGCGGCGAAGTACGACGCCAGCTGCGCGTCGTCGGGCTCGAAGCGGAGCAACACCCGAGGCGGGCTGGGCAACAGCGACGGGACGGGCATCTGCCACAGCTACACGCCGGACGGGCGGTGCGTGTCGCTCTTGAAGATCCTCTTCACGAACCACTGCGTCTACGACTGCCGCTACTGCATCAACCGCGTGAGCAACGACGTGAAACGGGCGCGCTTCAGCGTCGACGAGGTGGTGGACCTCACGATCGGCTTCTACAAGCGCAACTACATCGAGGGGTTGTTCTTGTCCTCGGGCGTCATCCGCGACCCCGACTACACGATGGACCAGCTCACCGAGGTCGCCCGGAAGCTGCGCGAGGATCACCGCTTCAACGGGTACATCCACCTCAAGGCGGTGGTCGGCGCGAGCGAGGAGGCGCTGATGCGGGCCGGGAAGCACGCGGATCGGCTCTCCGCGAACATCGAGCTGCCCAGCCAGGAGGACCTCGACAAGCTGGCGCCCGAGAAGACGATCGACGGAGCCGAGGGCGCGATGACGTCGATCAAGGGCGGGCTGGACGCGTCGGCCGGCAGGCAGACCGACGCGGCGAAGGCGTCCTCGCTCACGCGGGGCCGGGCCGCTCTGGGCCGCCGCGACCGCTTCGCGCCGGCGGGGCAGAGCACGCAGATGATCGTGGGGGCCACGGCCACCCCCGACGCGGACATCCTCGCCACGGCGAACCGCCTGTACGGGCGGCACGGCCTCAAGCGGGTCTACTACACGGCCTATTCGCCGATCGAGAAGGGGCACTACGACCTTCCGACCAAGGCGCCGCCGCTGGTCCGTGAGCACCGGCTGTACCAGAGCGACTGGCTGCTGCGCTTCTACGGCTTCGGCATCGACGAGCTGCGGCAGGGCGTGGTCGGCGCCGATGGGAACCTCGACCTGGAGGTCGACCCGAAGACTGCGTGGGCGCTGGCGAACCGCCACTTCTTCCCGGTCGACCTCAACCGCGCCCCGCGGGAGTCGATGCTGCGGGTGCCGGGGCTGGGCGTGCGGACGGTGAACCGGCTGATCGGGATCCGCAGGCACCGCAGCATCCGCCTGGAGGACCTCAAGAAGCTGCGGGTGGCGATGAAGCGGTGCTCGCCCTTCGTCGTCGCGGCGGACGGCTGGGGCGGGACGCGCGGGCTCGACGCCGACGGGCTGCGGGCGCAGCTGGTCGGGACCCGCAAGGACGTCCCGCAGCTGTCGCTGTTCGCCTGA